The nucleotide sequence ccatctGCTGCATATTAAAAATGGATGGGAACATCTGTGGCTTCCAAACctaaggttgtcagggcaactttaacAGACACGCTTAATAAAATCGCagcaaatatgttttaatgcaaATAAACCTGTTTCAATCAACCTTGGTCGCATTACACCCTATGTCAATTGGTAGTTAATCCACCCTGCTCTagcaaattcatttttaaattcGACTTTCATTTTATACGAATTTCAACTGTTCAAGTGTCAATCAGAATTTCATATTCATATGTCATTTCATTAACTTTTTAAAATTCTTCTCCAACAGCGAAATACCCAGAGATCAAATCTCTGATGGGCCCTGACCCCCGTCTAAAGTGGGTTGTCTGTATGATGGTGAGCATCCAGCTGCTGGCCTTCTACCTGGTGAAGGACCTGGAGTGGAAGTGGGTTCTGTTCTGGACGTACATTTTCGGCAGCTGCATCAACCACTCCATGACGCTGGCCATACACGAGATCTCCCACAACACGGCCTTCGGCAACAACCGGGCCAAGCTCAACCGCTGGTTTGCCATGTTCGCCAACCTGCCCATTGGCCTACCTTACTCGGCCTCCTTCAAGCGCTACCACTTGGACCACCACCGCTACCTCGGGGGCGATGGCGTCGACGTGGACATCCCCACCGACTTCGAGGGCTGGTTCTTCTGCACGCGCATCCGGAAGTTCTTCTGGATCATCCTGCAGCCGCTCTTCTACGCTATCCGCCCGCTCTGCATCAACCCCAAGCCCATCACGCACCTGGAGCTGGCCAACGTGGCCATCCAGCTCACATTCAACGTGGCTCTCTACTGGCTGTGGGGGGCCAAGTCGGTGGTCTACATGCTGGCGGGGTCCCTGCTGGGCATGGGGCTACACCCCATCTCGGGCCACTTCATCGCCGAGCACTATATGTTCCTAAAGGGCCACGAGACCTACTCCTACTACGGCTCGCTCAATCTGCTCACCTTCAACGTGGGCTACCACAACGAGCACCACGACTTCCCCAGCGTCCCTGGCCGCAGGCTGCCCATGGTAGgttggtggggtggggcggggtgggTTTTGTATTTAGGGTGATGGGCTCCTTGATATACTTTGGTTTAGGATATGATTTTAGCTTtctgtttcacagtgtgtgtgtgtgtgtgtatcctggtAAATAAACATCTTAGTTTACAATAATGGGATTAGGATCTGTAACCAGTAACAAACTCTGAGCTGTGAGGTTTAAGTCTCAGGAAAAGCCTTTCCCATTGCATGAAGTATGTAAGACAATGAAGGAACTTTAAGTACTATGAACTTTTTCAGATTTGAAAATTGAAAGTTGTTAATAATTTACGACCAGTACAAACTGTAGCCCCCGACAAGGACTGCCATGAGCAGTGATGACTCCATGCTCATTCGTTTCTACTTTCACTACCGGGTCTTAGCTGCAGtcttaaagaaaaaaaggaattttATCGCaattaatcacagcaaattgtgcgattcattcttttattttttatttgtattgattGACAGCACTTGAATAAATGAATGCGATAAAGGAAGTTAAATTAATCTGCT is from Clupea harengus unplaced genomic scaffold, Ch_v2.0.2, whole genome shotgun sequence and encodes:
- the degs1 gene encoding sphingolipid delta(4)-desaturase DES1, with translation MGNRVAREDYEWVYTDQPHADRRKEILAKYPEIKSLMGPDPRLKWVVCMMVSIQLLAFYLVKDLEWKWVLFWTYIFGSCINHSMTLAIHEISHNTAFGNNRAKLNRWFAMFANLPIGLPYSASFKRYHLDHHRYLGGDGVDVDIPTDFEGWFFCTRIRKFFWIILQPLFYAIRPLCINPKPITHLELANVAIQLTFNVALYWLWGAKSVVYMLAGSLLGMGLHPISGHFIAEHYMFLKGHETYSYYGSLNLLTFNVGYHNEHHDFPSVPGRRLPMVKKIASEYYDDLPHYTSWVKVLYDFIMDDRLSPYSRVKRTLKGEIKQE